A window of Primulina huaijiensis isolate GDHJ02 chromosome 9, ASM1229523v2, whole genome shotgun sequence contains these coding sequences:
- the LOC140983920 gene encoding uncharacterized protein has protein sequence MAPGNQSEFPRLGSHSVIDDPMSPYFLHHSDNPGLTLVSQSLTGDNYASWSRAMRIALSVKNKLGVVDGTIVKPSETDTHLLGFWTRDNNIVISWILNSVSKDISASILFSESAANIWDDLKERFQQSDGPRIFQLRRDLVNLGQEQLSLPPINRAFSLVVQEERQRTIGTHFTTPNNSTGDMAFAFKNDQPQRHAQGRGPPKFPKERPFCTKCNIHGHTVDTCYKIHGYPPGSKLRGTPTPRYKAANANQVSETRGSSDHVPTNDGISHNLLQGFNNEQLHQLRQLFDQQLFSLDKHVNSVSNSATVHTTGICLSTYAHNGLSSPSCWIVDSGASRHICSYASLFNSLQPVTGSTVTLPNHTTIDVKFCGSITLSEYLTLEDVMFIPHFKLNLLSVSSVLANTKSMISFHHNSFIIQEVITRKMIGKGRKIEGLYVLDTSSGLKNIFINQISLETWHSRLGHPSIKIKAFRTDNAKELAFTELCVARGIIHQLSCVQTPQQNSVVERKHQHLLNVARALFFQSHIDAEFWGECVLTATYLINRAFASTLAAHRDKFSPRARACVLLGYPSNIKGYKLLDINTKEKFISRDVTFHETTFPFETLLSKIHIDPFPEVVLPLSLDTPNPDSVIPALVDPQASNDSNNTTSPLVPASIPTVSMPQRTSSRNSQPPSYLRDYHCNLLQSKA, from the exons ATGGCACCTGGAAATCAGTCCGAATTTCCTCGGCTGGGCAGTCATTCCGTCATAGACGATCCAATGAGTCCTTACTTCCTGCATCATTCAGATAATCCGGGTCTCACGTTAGTATCGCAATCTCTGACTGGAGACAATTACGCCTCTTGGAGCAGAGCCATGAGAATTGCCCTATCAGTCAAGAACAAGCTGGGTGTTGTGGATGGGACAATTGTGAAACCATCAGAGACAGATACGCATCTACTGGGTTTCTGGACTAGAGACAACAACATCGTAATATCTTGGATCCTCAATTCCGTATCCAAAGATATTTCTGCAAGCATTCTCTTCTCCGAATCCGCAGCCAACATATGGGATGATCTCAAGGAGAGATTTCAACAAAGTGATGGGCCCAGAATATTTCAATTGAGACGTGATCTCGTGAACTTGGGTCAAGAACAACTTTCT CTTCCTCCCATCAACCGAGCTTTCTCCTTGGTTGTTCAAGAAGAAAGGCAGAGAACAATTGGTACACACTTTACAACCCCTAATAATTCTACAGGGGACATGGCATTTGCATTCAAGAATGATCAACCACAGAGACATGCTCAAGGTCGAGGGCCACCGAAGTTTCCCAAGGAAAGACCATTTTGTACCAAGTGCAATATTCATGGCCACACAGTGGACACGTGCTATAAGATTCATGGATATCCTCCAGGCTCTAAACTTCGAGGAACACCCACGCCTCGATACAAAGCAGCTAATGCAAACCAAGTATCTGAAACACGCGGTTCCTCAGATCATGTTCCCACAAATGATGGTATATCCCATAACCTTCTTCAAGGATTCAACAATGAGCAGCTGCATCAGTTGAGACAACTATTTGATCAGCAGCTTTTTTCACTTGACAAACATGTTAATTCTGTCAGTAACTCAGCAACAGTCCACACCACAGGTATATGCTTATCCACATATGCTCATAATGGTTTATCTTCTCCGTCGTGTTGGATTGTTGACTCCGGAGCATCCAGACATATTTGCTCGTATGCATCATTGTTTAACTCCCTACAACCTGTCACTGGCTCCACCGTTACCCTACCTAATCACACAACCATTGATGTTAAATTTTGCGGCAGCATTACGCTTAGTGAATATTTGACTCTTGAGGATGTCATGTTTATACCACACTTCAAGTTAAATCTATTGTCTGTCAGCTCCGTTCTCGCCAATACTAAATCTATGATCAGTTTTCATCACAATTCGTTCATTATCCAGGAGGTGATCACGAGGAAGATGATTGGCAAGGGTAGGAAAATCGAAGGACTGTATGTTCTGGATACAAGCTCGGGCCTTaagaacattttcatcaatcAGATTTCGTTGGAGACATGGCATAGTCGTCTTGGACACCCATCTATTAAG ATCAAAGCATTTCGTACAGACAATGCAAAAGAACTTGCTTTCACAGAATTGTGCGTGGCAAGAGGCATCATTCATCAACTATCATGCGTCCAGACACCACAACAGAATTCTGTGGTTGAGAGAAAACATCAACATCTTCTTAATGTTGCTAGAGCTTTATTCTTCCAATCTCATATAGATGCTGAATTTTGGGGCGAGTGTGTGTTGACAGCAACATATTTGATCAATCGGG CCTTTGCTTCTACTTTGGCTGCTCATCGTGACAAATTCTCTCCCAGAGCTCGTGCGTGTGTTCTCTTGGGTTATCCTTCCAATATCAAAGGATACAAGCTGCTAGACATCAATAccaaagaaaaatttatttcacgGGACGTAACATTTCATGAGACTACATTCCCATTTGAAACACTCTTGTCCAAGATTCATATTGATCCCTTTCCTGAGGTGGTTCTCCCGCTATCGTTGGATACACCGAACCCTGACTCTGTCATTCCAGCATTGGTTGATCCCCAAGCATCCAATGATTCAAACAACACCACTTCGCCACTGGTTCCGGCTTCAATTCCAACAGTTTCCATGCCACAGCGCACATCATCCAGGAACTCTCAACCTCCTTCTTACCTTCGTGATTACCATTGCAACTTATTGCAATCAAAGGCCTAG